One part of the Planctomycetota bacterium genome encodes these proteins:
- a CDS encoding RHS repeat-associated core domain-containing protein — MSKLLIKLFGHRDTAMPKPKLREAARCVVENLEQRKLLAAPQDDTSGGWGHGNGAPEWAGSEVSAVRYHDGAVKSSATDLWSNGLGSGLGHTRSWTNAAGYAENSSFDNGNGWVIGGSFARFDEGGTDELVLISDANESTYFDKNGTDWEPRHYNQQILEEDTTANTLTLWDPNGEVWVFNSFGASSDKGELISFTDVAGVEMTVTRTSGDVTRVERDNGATGSSKITERFDYDYSDSSNGGSGDEIDTVTWRRQRGDTGSFETIRTTAYTYYGSSESHGTEGDLKTAVVKDESGNVIDAWYYRYYTDALGAGYAGGLKFVVSPTSYERADAGISGGILAASDAALDDYADAYFEYTDVDAGAGEDWRVSEHVRQGEGCSVCTGGLGSFTFGYADSSNSPTDQREHWYTKTTLTAPDGTDTVVYANDYGQTLMRVEQPDDLTGDWMTGFEYDDDGRLEYTVYPSAISGTLSSMEATRDLLGETAQGTWTNVHDDQGLIGQTNYYGGAAVDDGTGSDTFVGHVSFGEQSSGGGLTGFGAEVRVLNGDGDSGTRISWQEYAVETATVNGTDIARAVVAKDHRESDNGVETTSYAYTWHPGTVQMLTRTTTLPTVSSGKHGSGTADTTVETFDIYGRMTSFVDEDGYEHTTVYDAGTGAATSMTYDDGGLDLTSSYVVDELGRVTQATDANGNVTHTIYDDANQEVRTYVGWNATTGASTLPISIVRHDRAGGYVESITTSDTPSTTGSAGSFVPDGGESISSVESLARSYTNLAGQVTHVDQYIDFDGLTYGTGTSLGTDGTHFERTEYGYDTRGRNSLMVDATDTITRTVFDGLGRAIETWVGTDDTGATHADPGNGGAGGNNMEQVAAYVYDGGNVGDSNLTKQTLEPGDTADDRVTEFYHDWRNRQVAVKRGVGASESSSLDVQRRIEFTQYDDQDRVLRWSDYDGDDVDVIYVDGVPTLDSADLDMRRARTVYSYDERGRLYESEQKNVDPVTGNTTTGLKTRYWYDGRSNVVKQVEPTSAALEYVYDGAGRVTTAFATDDTGSANYADAGDVTDDVVVEQWEYAYDANGNVLQQTSRARFHDAYEGFSTLEGELGGPGDAKTGSTGPVAARVSHTTHLYDAADRLISSIDFGTGGPDGAMYFEAERLAYTGLFNGEGDSAAGEGSYLWHDEGAGHDTVASDGVLGTVTLSFPADGVNDYKIFLRHDSADGSSNSFHYRLDGGAWNVEHLNSSVSGWDWEAIGSSGGTTFVLDEGVHTLELAIREDGTKLDQIVVLPTTGTTPTGIVASDDVLITSYAYDAAGRLSDVMDPRGLVTRTTYDLLGRTTATTENYSDIFDDFEGSGNLHGRDLQGTFENWASHGGTWSIVNGKAVPTSVGSVDPVVVTDIGTRDAHVSATVDTPMYGTGLVARFTDTDNMINLHYRPDYNGEEIISLGARSGGTLHNFGFVTLDDLEGAQESFDDGERLGLEVIGDTARIFLEGQMIYEVTDTVIGGLTGNGYGLYSDYIEDTQYDDFLLRPLNADQNRVTRYGYDGVGNVTQLTADFLGRGADQITKYGYATDNDGVDLDDDLYANNILTSISYPNPAGIYLAAEDGTLINETVEATDGGASGVDVGDDDGHNYVHTPNGATPNTATKTDATTGELDLAFTAEAGGDYYLWSRVYAPNTSSDSFYFSIDNHDYDTWEQVDAPSTGGWVWVRSSDSTHLRPGDHTLKVKRREAGLKHDSFILTPDATFTPSGLGDSYADDQTEYLSNNRLGQRTSWTDRNGTVHEYEYDVLGRLGSDYITTFGVGVDTAVDRLTYAFDSAGRPHTFTSRDTAGGTLMTDANIVNRVERQYNGFGQLTKEYQEHEGDVDGSTLLVEYGYAQNTSNSGYSRLSTMTYPNGREVYFNYGDPGAGIQGLADAWAVNTAISRLYGISALAVDFAVGATNPDDAGTVYESYEYLGLGTVVGRLHPQAELDLVHYRESSSDPVGDGGDQYTGLDRFGRIADHRWVDSGGSSWADADRYLYGHDRNGNRLYEENVLDTAKSELYHGGVGSTATGYDGLNRLTAFSRGTLASGKDSLTGGASREQVWDLDNLGNWANVETDGTSESRVHDSQNRLIEAGANTLTYSANGEMTTDEEGNTLTYDGWGRLVSWSDGTTTVDYELDALYRRIERDDGTDVTHDYHSALWQVLETRNDSGNPTDQYVWSPVYIDAMVLRDSDGAMDDDATDLTQHADKRHYVQHDANFNITAVAELQNRGLSNETATVVERYLYDPYGTRTVLDADGLSDVDFTHGHQGGKHDETTGTVHFRFRDLDATLGRWNRQDPLRYVDGNSVYLATGSRPTILVDPLGLDSQPNWDYGGEDPGSGDETRERAKMLQEWLKMCRLEAGGARADAGNYALRLQAQCTKHIFEANAELQQAVEDYRDAGIHDFEGRTSAVSRYQSAWKKRYYFGKWRELYAYFDWLLQELDAERFQWPFPPRRNVGVVSPRHPEDSPFNAPPPPLLPPLIFIN; from the coding sequence ATGTCGAAGCTGCTCATCAAGCTGTTCGGTCACCGCGACACTGCCATGCCCAAACCCAAGCTCCGCGAAGCCGCGCGGTGCGTGGTGGAAAACCTGGAACAGCGGAAACTGTTGGCTGCGCCACAAGACGACACGTCCGGCGGCTGGGGCCACGGCAACGGTGCTCCCGAATGGGCAGGTTCCGAGGTGAGCGCGGTCCGCTATCACGACGGGGCGGTCAAGTCGTCCGCGACCGACCTGTGGAGCAACGGCCTGGGTTCGGGGCTGGGCCACACGCGCTCGTGGACGAACGCGGCCGGCTATGCGGAGAACAGCAGCTTCGACAACGGCAACGGTTGGGTGATCGGCGGCAGCTTCGCCCGGTTCGACGAGGGCGGGACCGATGAACTGGTGCTGATCTCCGACGCCAACGAGTCGACGTACTTCGATAAGAACGGAACGGACTGGGAGCCGCGTCATTACAATCAGCAGATCCTTGAAGAGGACACGACCGCGAACACGCTGACACTTTGGGACCCGAACGGTGAGGTGTGGGTCTTCAACAGCTTTGGCGCGAGTTCAGACAAGGGTGAGCTCATCTCGTTCACCGACGTCGCCGGCGTGGAGATGACCGTGACACGGACTTCGGGGGATGTCACGCGTGTCGAGCGGGACAACGGCGCAACGGGAAGCTCGAAGATCACCGAGCGGTTCGATTATGACTACAGCGACTCGTCGAACGGTGGCAGCGGCGACGAGATCGACACGGTGACCTGGCGTCGCCAACGCGGTGACACCGGCAGCTTCGAGACGATCCGCACGACGGCTTACACCTACTACGGCAGCAGCGAAAGCCACGGCACCGAGGGCGATCTGAAGACGGCGGTCGTCAAGGACGAGAGTGGCAACGTCATCGATGCCTGGTACTACCGGTACTACACCGATGCGCTCGGCGCAGGCTACGCCGGCGGGTTGAAGTTCGTGGTCAGTCCGACCAGCTACGAGCGGGCCGATGCCGGGATCAGCGGCGGCATCCTGGCCGCGTCGGATGCGGCGTTGGACGATTATGCCGATGCCTACTTCGAGTACACGGATGTCGATGCCGGTGCGGGTGAGGACTGGCGTGTGTCCGAGCATGTGCGGCAGGGCGAGGGGTGCAGCGTCTGCACCGGTGGGCTCGGGTCCTTTACGTTTGGCTATGCCGACAGCAGCAACTCACCGACCGATCAGCGCGAGCACTGGTACACGAAGACGACCCTGACCGCGCCGGACGGGACAGACACGGTGGTTTACGCCAACGACTACGGCCAGACGCTCATGCGGGTCGAACAGCCGGACGACCTGACCGGCGATTGGATGACGGGATTCGAGTACGACGATGACGGGCGGTTGGAGTATACGGTGTATCCATCGGCAATCAGCGGCACGCTCTCGTCGATGGAGGCGACGAGAGATCTTCTGGGCGAGACCGCGCAGGGCACCTGGACCAACGTTCACGACGACCAGGGCCTGATCGGCCAGACCAACTACTACGGCGGTGCGGCGGTCGACGACGGCACGGGCAGCGACACGTTCGTCGGCCATGTGTCGTTCGGTGAGCAAAGCAGTGGCGGGGGTCTGACCGGGTTCGGCGCCGAGGTCAGGGTTCTGAACGGGGACGGCGACAGTGGGACTCGTATCTCGTGGCAGGAGTATGCCGTCGAGACCGCCACGGTAAACGGCACGGACATCGCACGGGCGGTGGTGGCCAAGGACCACCGTGAGAGCGACAACGGCGTTGAGACCACGTCCTACGCCTACACCTGGCATCCGGGCACCGTTCAGATGCTCACGCGCACGACCACGCTGCCAACGGTGAGCAGCGGCAAGCACGGCAGCGGCACGGCCGACACCACCGTGGAGACCTTCGACATCTACGGCCGGATGACGTCGTTCGTCGACGAAGACGGTTACGAGCACACGACCGTGTACGACGCCGGCACGGGTGCGGCCACGTCGATGACCTACGACGACGGCGGGCTCGATCTGACCAGCTCATACGTCGTCGACGAACTCGGCCGTGTCACCCAAGCGACCGATGCCAACGGCAACGTCACACACACGATCTACGACGACGCGAACCAAGAGGTCCGCACCTACGTCGGTTGGAATGCGACGACCGGTGCGTCGACGCTTCCGATCTCGATCGTCCGACACGATCGGGCGGGCGGCTATGTGGAGTCGATCACGACGTCGGACACACCCTCGACGACGGGATCGGCCGGCAGCTTCGTGCCCGACGGCGGCGAGTCGATCTCGTCGGTCGAGTCTCTCGCCCGCTCCTACACCAACCTCGCCGGGCAGGTCACCCATGTCGACCAGTACATCGACTTCGACGGCCTCACCTACGGCACGGGTACATCGCTCGGTACGGATGGCACGCACTTCGAGCGGACCGAGTACGGCTACGACACGCGCGGTCGCAACAGCCTCATGGTGGACGCGACGGACACGATCACCCGCACGGTGTTCGATGGTCTGGGCCGGGCGATCGAGACGTGGGTCGGCACCGATGACACGGGAGCGACGCACGCCGATCCCGGCAACGGTGGCGCGGGCGGCAACAACATGGAGCAGGTCGCGGCCTATGTCTATGACGGCGGCAACGTCGGCGACAGCAACCTGACCAAACAGACGCTCGAGCCCGGCGATACCGCCGACGACCGCGTCACCGAGTTCTATCACGACTGGCGTAACCGGCAGGTGGCGGTCAAGCGGGGCGTGGGGGCTTCGGAGTCGTCCTCGCTCGACGTGCAACGCCGCATCGAGTTCACGCAGTACGACGATCAGGACCGCGTTCTGCGGTGGAGTGATTACGACGGCGACGACGTTGATGTGATTTATGTCGATGGCGTACCGACGCTCGACAGTGCGGACCTGGACATGCGTCGTGCGCGAACCGTTTACAGCTACGACGAACGCGGTCGGCTGTACGAGTCCGAGCAGAAGAACGTCGACCCGGTCACCGGGAACACCACGACCGGTCTCAAGACCCGTTACTGGTACGACGGCCGGAGCAACGTGGTCAAGCAGGTCGAGCCGACGTCGGCGGCACTGGAGTATGTGTACGACGGTGCGGGCCGGGTGACCACGGCGTTCGCGACCGACGACACCGGTAGCGCCAACTACGCCGATGCCGGTGATGTGACGGACGATGTGGTGGTCGAGCAATGGGAGTACGCATACGACGCCAACGGCAACGTGCTCCAGCAGACCAGCCGTGCGCGCTTCCACGACGCTTACGAGGGCTTCTCGACGCTGGAAGGTGAGCTGGGCGGTCCGGGCGATGCCAAGACCGGCAGCACCGGCCCGGTCGCCGCTCGCGTGTCTCACACGACGCACCTTTACGACGCTGCGGACCGGTTGATCTCTTCGATCGACTTCGGGACCGGCGGTCCGGACGGGGCGATGTACTTCGAGGCCGAGCGGCTTGCTTACACGGGGCTGTTCAACGGCGAGGGGGACAGTGCCGCTGGCGAGGGGAGCTACCTCTGGCACGACGAGGGCGCGGGCCACGACACGGTCGCGAGCGACGGGGTGCTCGGCACGGTCACGCTCAGCTTCCCGGCCGACGGCGTCAACGACTACAAGATCTTCCTGCGTCACGACAGTGCCGATGGCAGCAGCAACTCGTTCCACTACCGGCTCGACGGCGGGGCCTGGAATGTCGAGCACCTCAACTCTTCGGTGAGCGGTTGGGACTGGGAGGCGATCGGTTCGAGCGGCGGTACAACGTTCGTACTGGACGAGGGTGTCCACACGCTCGAACTCGCCATCCGCGAAGACGGCACCAAGCTCGACCAGATCGTCGTGCTCCCGACCACCGGCACCACGCCCACGGGCATCGTCGCCAGCGACGATGTGCTGATCACCAGCTACGCCTACGACGCGGCGGGTCGGTTGTCGGACGTGATGGACCCACGCGGGCTGGTGACACGGACGACGTATGACCTGCTGGGCCGCACGACCGCGACCACCGAGAACTACTCGGACATCTTCGACGACTTCGAGGGCAGCGGGAACCTGCACGGCCGCGACCTTCAGGGCACGTTCGAGAACTGGGCCAGCCACGGCGGGACATGGTCGATCGTCAACGGCAAGGCGGTGCCCACGAGCGTGGGCTCGGTGGATCCGGTCGTGGTGACCGACATCGGCACGCGTGACGCCCACGTCTCGGCCACGGTGGACACGCCGATGTACGGCACGGGCCTGGTGGCGCGGTTCACCGACACCGACAACATGATCAACCTTCACTACCGGCCCGATTACAACGGGGAAGAGATCATCAGCCTTGGCGCCCGCAGCGGTGGAACCTTGCACAACTTCGGCTTCGTGACGCTCGACGACCTGGAAGGGGCCCAGGAGTCCTTCGACGACGGCGAGCGGCTCGGGCTGGAGGTGATCGGTGACACCGCCCGCATCTTCCTCGAAGGCCAGATGATCTACGAGGTGACCGACACGGTCATCGGCGGCCTCACCGGCAACGGCTACGGGTTGTACTCGGACTATATCGAGGACACGCAGTACGACGACTTCCTGTTGCGTCCGCTCAATGCCGACCAGAACCGGGTGACGCGTTACGGGTACGACGGCGTGGGGAACGTCACGCAGCTCACGGCCGACTTCCTGGGCCGCGGTGCCGACCAGATCACCAAGTACGGCTACGCCACGGACAATGATGGCGTGGATCTGGATGACGACCTGTATGCCAACAACATCCTCACGAGCATCAGCTACCCGAACCCGGCGGGGATCTACCTGGCCGCCGAGGACGGGACGCTGATCAACGAGACGGTCGAGGCGACCGACGGCGGCGCGTCGGGCGTGGACGTCGGTGATGACGACGGCCACAACTACGTCCACACGCCCAACGGTGCCACGCCCAACACCGCCACAAAGACCGACGCGACGACGGGTGAGTTGGATCTGGCCTTCACGGCCGAGGCCGGCGGCGACTACTACCTGTGGTCACGCGTGTACGCCCCGAACACCTCCAGCGACAGCTTCTACTTCTCGATCGACAACCACGACTACGACACATGGGAGCAAGTCGACGCCCCGTCCACCGGCGGCTGGGTGTGGGTGCGCAGCAGCGACAGCACGCACCTGCGTCCCGGCGACCACACGCTGAAGGTCAAACGCCGCGAAGCCGGCCTGAAGCACGACAGCTTCATCCTGACCCCCGACGCGACGTTCACCCCGAGCGGCCTGGGCGACAGCTACGCTGATGACCAGACCGAATACTTAAGTAACAACCGCCTTGGCCAACGCACCAGCTGGACCGATCGCAACGGGACGGTCCACGAGTACGAGTACGACGTGCTGGGCCGCCTCGGCAGCGACTACATCACGACCTTCGGTGTTGGGGTTGACACGGCGGTGGACCGCCTGACGTACGCGTTCGATTCGGCTGGCCGGCCGCACACGTTCACGAGCCGTGACACGGCGGGCGGGACGTTGATGACCGACGCGAACATCGTGAACCGCGTCGAGCGGCAGTACAACGGGTTCGGGCAGTTGACCAAGGAGTACCAGGAGCACGAGGGCGACGTGGACGGTTCGACGCTGCTGGTCGAGTACGGCTACGCCCAAAACACCTCCAACAGCGGCTACAGCCGTCTGTCGACGATGACGTACCCGAACGGGCGTGAGGTGTACTTCAACTACGGCGACCCGGGCGCGGGGATACAGGGCCTGGCCGACGCCTGGGCAGTGAACACGGCGATCAGCCGGCTGTACGGGATCAGCGCGTTGGCGGTGGACTTCGCGGTGGGGGCGACCAACCCCGACGACGCGGGGACGGTGTACGAGTCGTACGAATACCTCGGTCTCGGCACGGTGGTGGGTCGTCTGCACCCGCAGGCGGAGCTGGACCTGGTGCACTATCGCGAGAGCAGCAGCGACCCGGTGGGCGATGGCGGGGATCAGTACACGGGCCTGGACCGGTTCGGGCGGATCGCGGACCACCGCTGGGTAGACAGCGGCGGCAGCAGTTGGGCCGACGCGGACCGTTACCTGTACGGTCACGACCGCAACGGCAACCGCTTGTACGAGGAGAATGTTCTCGACACGGCCAAGAGCGAGCTGTATCACGGTGGCGTGGGTAGCACCGCTACTGGTTACGACGGCCTGAACAGACTAACGGCGTTCAGCCGCGGGACGCTCGCGTCGGGCAAGGACAGCCTCACCGGCGGTGCGAGCCGCGAACAGGTGTGGGATCTGGACAACCTGGGCAACTGGGCGAACGTCGAGACCGACGGCACGAGCGAGAGCCGCGTCCACGACAGCCAGAACCGGTTGATCGAGGCGGGGGCCAACACGTTGACTTACTCGGCCAACGGCGAGATGACCACCGACGAGGAGGGCAACACGCTGACCTACGACGGCTGGGGTCGACTGGTGAGCTGGAGCGACGGCACGACCACGGTCGATTACGAACTGGACGCGTTATACCGCCGAATCGAACGCGACGACGGCACTGATGTCACGCATGACTACCACAGCGCTTTGTGGCAGGTGCTCGAAACCCGCAACGACAGCGGCAATCCGACGGATCAGTACGTGTGGAGCCCGGTGTACATAGATGCCATGGTCCTCCGTGACAGCGACGGGGCCATGGACGATGATGCCACCGACCTGACGCAGCACGCCGACAAGCGTCACTACGTCCAACACGATGCGAACTTCAACATCACGGCGGTCGCCGAGCTACAAAACCGGGGCCTCTCCAATGAGACCGCCACGGTGGTCGAGCGTTACCTCTACGACCCCTACGGCACAAGAACAGTGCTGGACGCCGACGGCCTCAGCGACGTCGACTTCACCCACGGCCACCAGGGCGGCAAACACGACGAAACCACCGGCACCGTCCACTTCCGCTTCCGAGACCTCGACGCCACGCTCGGAAGGTGGAACAGGCAGGATCCACTGAGGTATGTGGACGGAAACAGTGTTTATCTTGCAACAGGTTCAAGACCCACCATCTTGGTGGATCCTCTCGGATTAGATTCTCAGCCCAACTGGGACTACGGCGGCGAGGATCCGGGTAGCGGCGACGAAACTCGCGAACGAGCAAAAATGTTGCAAGAATGGTTAAAAATGTGTAGGCTTGAAGCGGGTGGTGCGCGAGCGGATGCCGGGAACTACGCTTTGAGGCTTCAAGCTCAATGCACAAAGCACATTTTTGAAGCTAATGCTGAGTTACAGCAGGCCGTAGAGGATTATCGCGATGCAGGAATACACGACTTTGAGGGGCGAACTTCCGCAGTATCCAGATATCAATCTGCGTGGAAGAAGCGATACTATTTCGGCAAGTGGCGGGAATTGTA